The Mus caroli chromosome 9, CAROLI_EIJ_v1.1, whole genome shotgun sequence DNA window AGAAGAATAAATTCTCTTGCCATTTTGGCTTTAccagtgagaagcagagacatTGCATGCATTATTTGTCTCTTAGACAGTGACTCTCTTGACTCAAATGTGGGCTTTAATTAATGGCTATAAGTGTTTTTCTGGCATTAATAccctttcatttttctgatttctAACGAAGTGTGTAGTTGGATGAGCAGAGAACATAAGTAAAAGAGTCTGAAGAAGGAAACTCCTCAAAAACCTTTCAGTCCAGAGCTGCCTTCTATTTTCTACTCTAAGtgcaactttaaagaaaaaaagaagaactgaTCTGACACCCCCAACCCTGAACACTACGTAATACCTTTTCTCATTAAACTCCACCCTCTCTGAAAGAAACTGTGTTTCTTACTTTATACTGTCTTCATGTTAGATTTGTACAGCTCTCCTAGCCAGAGGAGGTGAGACATCCGTTCCCCCTACAAGAGACTCTGGTAAGTCAACTCTCAGCCCTTGCTTGACTAGTTAGCTCAGCTTCTGTGATGAGTAAAAACTTTAACAGGAAATCCTAAGAGGAAATCTGTCAGCACCAGGTGCTCACAGaattatctgaaaatataatCTTTAAGATACAGGAAAGTTAAGAATTTAGGATATGTTTCAGCATGTGATGTCATCAAATATATGAAACATGATTgtgaatgaaatatttaaaaagagaattttttttaaagcaagcaaaTCCTTACCTTTTAAAATTAGCTTCTAGAACAATGCTATTGGGTGAAATCTGGTTTGATAATCAGCTGAAAAGAGGTGAAATCTTTCCATGGGTCACGTGTGTATCCTTGAACATGTGTGTACCAGAAGCTCAAGTTTCTTgtgctctcttgttctctctttctcttcttgccCTGACTGTCTCCAAGAAAATAGAGAAACCTAAAAATTGTCTAAGGTCACAAACATCAAAGTTTCTACAGCACACTTAGTAGAAAATTCTTGTTCTGGCTTAGCCTTgaaggtgtgattttttttttgggggggggtgcttctCTTAGCTACCTAAATGGGAAGTATGAAGAGCTTTAGGGAactaagtcaaaaaaaaaaagtttgaagtaCAGCAGTGGAATTTAAGTAGGGCAAGCCAGTTGGTTGTAGAGGCTAGACAGTGAATATCACCCATGGAGATGAAAGAATCATTTTCTACTTGATCATCTCTTCTACTTATATGAGAACTCTTGATGGTGgaaactcaggaagcagaaataaCTTTAGAGAAAAAATGAGGATGGTCTACTTTAATTACTGATGCTATATTCTATGACACTGTTTGAGTATTTGGACATTACATCATTTTAACCTGACTACAGAGAAGCACCATTGTCAGAAGCCATCCAGGAAAGGCTGAGGCTAACAGGTGGCCTTAATGGAGGTGACCCATCTTTTAGCATGGACAAAGCTGTAAGAGGCAAGGTCCCAAAGAGACTTCGGTttaggattgcttcttgcagctgataaGACTTTTCCTATCACTATCACATAGCCTAAAAATTCATGGGTATCAGCCCACCATATTGATCAGATTTCttgcagatcaacataaagatgaactttcatgaattaactaatgctgtttagatgaattaatgactttatagagttcctgatttgatttaaataatcttaggaagaaatttttaaaagatggttttagctgtttgctagaaagatgtaataaagttaaaatcaagaatagaatgtacCCACTCCTCATAATAGTAAGTAAGGCTGcgtaataagaaatacaatgagttCTTATCactacactaaaaagagaaatatgctTGGGATACATTTGTGTTTAAGGAAAAAGTATTCAAGTCTAagaatgaagccacaggtgtACACTATGATAAGACAAGGCCATGTGAAACAGTGactatgaaattaaaataagcatATAGAATGAAAAACTGCTTTAAAGTTAATATTAACATCCTTTTGTAACTCTCATTTTGTATAACATTTTGtcatgaggtaattttctaataACTTTTATCTACAAAAAGGCCAGAGAGAGGAAATAAAGATGAGTGGgtggctggggggagggggaatctgtaccatctacccacctacccatccatccatccatccatccatccatccatccaaggTAGTGATGCAGCCATTTTCTCCTTCACccagtgtgcatgtgtctgtgagagtgacatctttgctttcctttttctctctgattCAAAAAGAGTTAACCAGCCTGGCCAGTGAAGGGCTTCTGGCTGCCTGGCAATaaatcctttacttaatccccTGTTGTTAAGCAACAGGTGACAATTCCTCTGAAGCCTTTGGCTTCTGGCCCAAGAACAATGAAGAATCAAgagtaaatattatttatactaAGAAACCTTTATTCGTGAAAATTCAAGTTTTGGTCCCCACCCTTCCACTGCTCTCCCAATTGGCTACTATCCAGAAAGAGCCAGTGTTCTGGAAAGCTCAAGGGAaaccatggagagagagagagagagagagagagagagagagagagagagagagagagagagatcttattAGTTACCAAGGAGTGACAAGCAACCTATGTCAGTTAAGGTTTCATACTGCCCAAATTCAAAGTAAGTTACTTCCTGGTGGTGTGGTTTTTATACTAACACTCATTCTCTCTATACTTGGGGAATGTTTTATCCAGAAAAACATAAACAGTATATTGCTTGCCTCAAACAGTTAACTCAAGCGTTTAGCAAATGCATATGTAATACTGTAGAACAGTAATTAGCACCCACTACTCATTCTTTCTGGCATTTGTGTGAACTCTAGGATTTATGGATAAATGCCTAGAAGCAGCATCTTCAATAGAGATCTTAAGCCCATGAATTACATAGGACCTAACTCAGTTTCACAGAATAATTCACCCCACATTGATATGGAAAGCAAAATTTTATTTGATCAAACGCATCTTTGGTGAATTTCGAGCCATCTGATGATGGGAAAATTAAATGTAGAAGTCTATGCCTCAAAGACCTACTAAGTTATAAAACAATAATTGTGGTAGGCCAGCAATTGCTTTAACCTTTATTAAgcattgtcttttatttattcataggCTCTTGCAGGATGGATTTTCAAGGGTCAGTTCCGACCTATATCTATGACATCGATTATGGTATGTCAGCACCCTGCCAAAAAATCAATGTGAAACATATTGCAGCCCAGCTCCTGCCCCCACTCTACTCCCTGGTATTCATCTTTGGTTTTGTGGGTAACATGATGGTCTTCCTCATCTTGATAAACTGTAAAAAGCTGAAGAGCATGACTGATATCTACCTGCTCAACCTGGCCATCTCTGACCTGCTCTTCCTGTTCACACTACCATTCTGGGCTCACTATGCTGCAAATGAGTGGGTCTTTGGGAATATAATGTGTAAAGTATTCACAGGGCTCTATCACATTGGTTATTTTGGTGGAATCTTCTTCATTATCCTCCTGACAATTGATAGGTACTTGGCTATTGTCCATGCTGTGTTTGCTTTAAAAGTCAGAACGGTCAACTTTGGGGTGATAACAAGTATAGTCACTTGGGTGGTGGCTGTGTTTGCCTCTCTCCCAGAAATAATCTTTACCAGATCTCAGAAAGAAGGTTTTCATTATACATGCAGTCCTCACTTTCCACACACTCAGTATCATTTCTGGAAGAGTTTCCAAACATTAAAGATGGTCATCTTGAGCCTGATCCTGCCTCTACTTGTCATGGTCATCTGCTACTCAGGAATTCTCCACACCCTGTTTCGCTGTAGGAATGAGAAGAAGAGGCACAGGGCTGTGAGGC harbors:
- the LOC110302023 gene encoding C-C chemokine receptor type 5 yields the protein MDFQGSVPTYIYDIDYGMSAPCQKINVKHIAAQLLPPLYSLVFIFGFVGNMMVFLILINCKKLKSMTDIYLLNLAISDLLFLFTLPFWAHYAANEWVFGNIMCKVFTGLYHIGYFGGIFFIILLTIDRYLAIVHAVFALKVRTVNFGVITSIVTWVVAVFASLPEIIFTRSQKEGFHYTCSPHFPHTQYHFWKSFQTLKMVILSLILPLLVMVICYSGILHTLFRCRNEKKRHRAVRLIFAIMIVYFLFWTPYNIVLLLTTFQEFFGLNNCSSSNRLDQAMQATETLGMTHCCLNPVIYAFVGEKFRSYLSVFFRKHIVKRFCKRCSIFQQDNPDRVSSVYTRSTGEHEVSTGL